The segment GCAAAACGGCAATATCCACATCGCTCATCGGCCCTTTTTTGCCTGTCGCATACGAACCAAAAAGATATGCCGCAGCTATATATGGGTAATCTTTGAATATTGTTTTAAGTCTCTCTAAATCAAGCATTACAAACCTCTATTCATGCCAATTTTTAAACATTTTATGTAGGCTTGCCGAGTAATGTTTGTCAATTTTCCCTGTTTTAATAAATTCCTTATCGAACAAGGAAATAACACCTGTATGCTTTGATGTCCTAATGTCAACACCCGTTTTCAGGAAAAGAGCCAACACAGAATAGAACATTGCGTAGTACGCCCTATTGGTAATAGATCGCGGACTGAAATTCCCTTCCTGATGCATTCTTACTGCATCCGCAAGAGTTTCCTCAGCCTGTTTAATGCGGTAGAAAAACAGCGATTCTATATCAGTCATACCCTGATGCCTTCTCTTTCAATATTTTTTACGATAGGAGATACTCTCAGAGGTGATACCTCTATCTCATAACGGGTAAATATAAGCGGTGAAATATATACGGAATTTTCAAAACCGACCTCCCAGACAATATCATCTTTTTTATTTTCACATTCCTTATCCATATTTTCTACCTCTATAAATACATCCATATCTGAATACTCGTCAGCCTCACCCCGCGCCCTGGATCCAAAGACACGGAAATCAACAAGCTGGACAATTTCAGATAACCTTTTCTTTAGCTCCCTTGCAACCTTCAAATCATTCTCTTTCATAAAATACCTCATGAAATCTTTAGCTATTAAATCTTCTCTTTTGCATGTAGAATCGTAATTCCGACAAGTTCCTTATCGTGGTAATGATAAACAAAATCATTTTTCTAATAATATACCGGATAACCTCTCAAAACCTTTGTTTGAATTCTCTGTCCAGAGAAACTGAGTTCCTCGACTATTACACTCAAAAGCAGGAATTTAGGAACAGCCAAAAGCATACTGTTGTCTTCATATAATAAATACACCTTCACCCTGCTTATCCGTAAACTCTATTCCCTTCTCAAAAGAATAACCAACATCGTGTAATATATAGATGTTATTCTTCGTGCAGTATTCTGAATCAGGTATAGGAGCTAAATATTTTTTAAATTTATCATATAATTGTACAGGAACTGTAAATGCTTTTAGCTTGCTCTTGGCAAGGATTCTCTTTTGAATTTCTACATCTTTATTATCAATAATTTTTATCGACTCAGTAATTTCTTTTTCATTTTCTTCAAAAACAGGGCGGGGTATGACACAATAAGTAAACGAGATGTTCCTGAAGAGTTGTTCTGCCTCCGATTTAGATGCTGCCCTTAAGCCCAATTCAAGCAGGTCTTTATTCCTTTTATATTTTGCATAATAGTTTGTAGTTTCTATATCTTTGAATATCTCATTTATTGCACTTTGCTTATCATGTTCTGTCATTATTTTCCCGTTGAAATTCCGGATCATCATTTTATAGGTTCTATTATTGAGTTCTGTGTCGTAGCCTTTAAAAGGTTCTGTCTTAAATATATGAATATTGGGAATTTCTCCATGATACTCTCTTTTTCTATAGCACCGGCCAAATCTCTGAAGCAGGCTGTCTATTGGCGAGCATTCAGTAAATAAGACATCGAAATCCAGATCCAGGCTTGCCTCCACAACCTGCGTAGCTATCCAAATTATAGGTGGATGTTCGGGTTTATTTACAGCCATTATGCCTGCTGTTCTACTTTCCTTTAGTTGTCTGTCTTTCTGTATAAACCTTGAATGTATCAGTAAAGGACTAAAGTTTTGTAAAAGTTCATGCATCTCTTGTGCCCTTTTAACAGTATTGCATACAATTAACACTTTTTTGCCTAATTTGAAACGTTGAACAATCATTTCCAATACCACATTATTATTAATAAATTCTTCATAGGTTGCAATTCTGTGTCGTTTAGTTGATGGTAATTCCGGGGCAGGAAATTCCATATTCTCAAGTTCGTTTAATTCATTTTTAATGAAAGGTGGTAATGTGGCTGTCATTAAAAGAAATTTACCACCTAGCCTGTGAACCTCTTTAAGAAATACCATAATAGCAGCTATGGAATCTGGTGAAAAACTCTGAATTTCGTCAATCACAATTTTGGAATACGATGCCGTTAGGTATGGCAATTCAAAGCCATTATATTTAAAGACTGCAGTTACAAGCTGATCAGCAGTTGCAACAGTTATGGGAGCACAGAGTTTTCTTGCGGTTTCAATCCGTTCAAAATAGTTTTCATCGGTATCGCCTTGCTCAAAGATATAACTTATTTCACCGTGTAAAAGTGCAACATTATTGCCAAAAATATCTATGAATCTTCTGTGCATTTCATTAACAGCAGTCCTTAATCCAAGCAGATAAAATGCCTTTTGCCCATTTATCCAATTCATTGAGTATTCTGTTTTTCCCATGCCTGTAGCTGCTATTAAAACAACATTTTTATTTAATAGTCTTTTCGCTCCATGTTGAAAAGGTCTCATCTCCCAACCCTGTTGAGATAGCCACTTGTTAAAGTCAGTCTCGTAGTCGCCTTGATAAGTCCTTTCAATCTCGATGCCTGCTGATGCTGTATAATCACACTTATGAAGTATTCCCTTTAAAAAAACTATTAGCTCAAAATAGTTTTTAAAGTTTGTTTGTGAATCAATTTTCTGCTTTATATCTTTTTTGATGTCATAGTCATAATTTAATGGATACTCAATTTCCAAACTTCCTTTATTTTTCTCAAGATCAAAAAAGATAGTTTTTTCAACGGTTTCTTTATCAAAGTGTTTTTCTCTTACATGGTGAAAAGCAATGCAGTATTGGACAAGATCGGCAAAACGGATATTTTCATTACTAAAACTATTAAAGAACTTTTTGTCAACTTTGGAAATAAAAGCCAAGGACAGCCATTCATGAGGAATTTCAGGGTAGTCTTTAAGCTCTGGAATAAACCTCTTTTTCTCAATACCAAGTTTATTCTGAAATTTGTGATTCAGTTTGCCGAGGTCATGATAGTAAAGAATTTTCTTAATGACTTCGTCGTATTTTCCTACTTTTTCTGAAGGAAGAACTTTCTTTAGTTTTTCATAACCTTCAATAAGTTTACGATTATGTTCTTCAATTGTTTCAACAGGTTTCGATTTGGCATAAATAGGCATAGTTCTTATTATATAGATAAAAAACTTATCGGATTGCCGTCACTGTCAGTGGTAAGATGGGGATAATCCTGAATTTTATTACCTCTTGCAACATAAACGGCATCAACATACCTAAATATTCTTTTGTCATTAAAAGAATTCACAGGCTCATAATAGAAAGGAAGCCTGTAAAAAGTCCCTTCTATATGCTCATGCTTACAAATTTCAGGTTTGAGATATATGCTGTATTCAAGCCTGCACTCATTGCCTAATGATATAACATCAACAAGTTTTGTTTCCTCTGAATCCACACGGGCAATATCTTCGTTTCGGCCAAGTACGACGGTCTTTTGACTTACTGCCTCAAACAGTTTATCGTTTAAAGAATCATTATCAAAGGAAACATGCAGAAGGAGTTCCATATCAACAATTTCATCTACAAACATAACGCCATGAGTTGCAGTCTTTTGAGAGGTTCCGATTATTACATTATAGGGATTATTTGGCCTTGATGCTCTATCCCTGTCAAATTTGTAGACCTTTTGCATATTTGTGACTACTGATGCATAATTGCCCTGAACAGAAATTTTCATATTGTGGTAACTATCTAAATCAAGAATAGCATGTGCCATGCCTTTTATCATAGACGGTGTTGGAAGCGGATATGTCTGTACATAGCCATAGCTCAATTCCATTCTATAATTAACCATATTTTGATAAAGCTTTATCCTGACTGCTTTCATTTTTTGACCTTGTAGAATTCGTCAACTTTATTTTTAATATTTCCAAAAAAATCTTCTATTGTAAGCTTATTGGAAACATCAATACTCTCAACATTGGAAAACTCACTGTCAAGATAGCCCAAAATAGTTTGGTCTTTAACAGTATTCTCTAAAGTTTTTATGGTAAGAGTACTATTAATAAGTTTTTCATTAAGTAAAATTTTGTCTTTTGTGAATGAGAGTTTTACTCTGTTATAGAAGAAGGGGTTGCCAACATCATATAATCCACCTATTATAAAAAGTGGTGAAAGATTTTCTCTTTTGCCTCTAATATCCCTGTGAAGAAGCTTTATGACATTAAGCAATTTTTTAACTCTATCAGATCTTTCTAGTTCAGCTAAGGTTATTTGGTAAACAGTATCTACGCCGATTTCTTCGAGGTTGCAAGTTATGGTATAACAGTAATAAGAACGATGGATTTCAGCCTGGAAAATATCATTGCCAATGTTGTTGGGTATCCTATCAGCGAGTCCCTTATTTGTTCCAAATTCCAATTCATTATAGAACGGCTCAAGACTAACTGCATCAGTAAGCCTGACTACAGCCTTTCTGATTTTATTGCTATCCTTAGTCTTCATATAGCCAAAAAAGTCTATTTCGGGGAAATCTTCAATAGTAGCATCTTCAGCAAATTGAATGACACCGGCGTCTTTATTTACGTTGGTAAGTTTACATTTATACAACTCGTCAAGCATCCTCACAATGTCATATCGTAGTGCCTGTCTGCTTATGTATGAATAGTTTTTGCCCTCTGTTGTTACTTTTTTTAAAGTAAGAATATTTCCAACGCCCTCGCCATAGTTTAAATTTGAAGCCTTAAAAATAACTGCAAGGTGGAGATATTTATTATCTACCATAATTGTTTATTCTCCTTTGTTTTGTTTGTATTTTCATTTTCTGCTGCCTTGGCTTTACTCATCAAGCCATTGACAAATGAGTATCCAAACTGTAGAAAATAGTCATAATCAAGCATTTCATCCATACCAAAGAGATTTGGCTGATTGTTAGACATCATTATCCTGATATACTTATCAAGGAATTTTTCCCGGTCTGCAATCTTCAGGTCGTTCAAAAAGCCATACACTAAACCATTGATTTGATTTTCTTTATCTTTTCTCAGTAATTCATTCCGCAGATCAATACCACTTTTGAACCCCTTTTTTACAATCGTTTGCCCTCTTCCTTTATCCATACCTCCCCCTCTTATCCATTGAATGTATTTAATGAGAAAATCTGCAACCTTGTACAGATTATATTTAACAGAATATCTTTCTGGACTTAAATAATAGATAAAATATATATAAAGCGTTGAATAATCGATCTGTCGTTGAATTGCAAGCTTTAAGAGTTCCTCATCAATGCTGCAATAAGTTTTCTTTATCGTATAAGAACCTCTGGGGACACTGTCTGCTTGAAACTGCAAATCAAGAAATTCTGCAATATCAGGGCTTATATTGTAATTGTAAATATTATATCCTTTGGAGCTTTGTCCAGCCAATATAGGATTGTCAGCAATCTCAATAAAGTTTATGTTTTGTGTTATCTTCTGAGTCTGTTTAGACCTTATATGTCTGACTGTTTCCTTAACCATTGCATAGAGCAATTCATTACTATTTTCAATATTCTCAAGCATGAGATTGAATACTCTTACTGTTTCAAAGAGTCCTTTCACATTTGTGTTTTCATTTGCAAAATAGAAATAATTCAAATAATCTCCTTCGATCTTCTTTAAAATATAAGCGAAGGATGCGAAAGAGCAGTTATATATCAATGCACAAAGAGGACATAACTTAAGTTTTGAGGATTTATAGCCCCATATCCAGTTAGAGTTATCCTTATTAAAACCGATGATGTTAGAAACGGCATTGTTAAATTCATATTCTGCCTTTCTTTCCTGACAGGAAGGACATCGGTCATTATTTTTTAATTTCTTGGAGTAATCAAGAATTTTGATTCTGTTTATATACTCTGAAATACTGTCATAAGAACAAACGCCTTTAAACTTCCACGCAATAAAATTATTCAGCGACTCATTCCCCTCTTGGTTGCATTTTAATGCTTCAAAAATTTGCGCTTTTGTAAAAGTTTTGACAGTATTCACGGCATTCTCAAGAATAGCTATAAGATCGTCAGTATTCTTATACTCATAAATTGGGATATTTAATAATTCCAAAAAATTTTTATAAGGCGATTTTTCAATATCAGCGATCTTTTTAGCAAGCTGTTCAGTTTTTATCTTGGATTTTTTATCGTTCAGTTCCTTGATGGATTTTTGTAATCGCTGAAGATACGCCTGAATGCTGAAAAATTTCAAAAACGCATGTTTTACGAACTTTTCCTCAAAACCTTCAAAAATGGTATTGTCAAATTCAATAAAGTTTTCACCGATAACCAATGATGGAATATTATCAAGTTCGTCTGATATAGTAGTCAAGAAACCTATAATCCCCGCATTAAAATACCAATTACGCAGGTATATTTTATGCATCATTTACACCACCTCCCCATCATCATTTAACCAACTATTAATAATGGTTTCACCTTCAACACTTTCTACAACATTTAAAAATCCAATTACGCCTGCATTATACAACCAGTTTGACGGATACAAGGTTATCTTATTATCTTCCATTACTTCCCCTCATTTCCTTTTTCTTACTAAGAACGTTTTAGTGGTTCAAACTGTTTTCTTATTCAGATTTTTTACCAATCCTTCAACGGTTTTTTTCGTTTATCTTTTTCTCGTTGAGCATGAAGACCTTTTCCAACTTAAGCGTGATATCGTTTCCAAAACCAAATTCCTTCATGTTCAATAAGCCGTTATAGAGGTTCACGATAAATTGATAATCGGGAGAGCTTACAAAAGCACGCACTATATGTGTGCTTACCTGTACTGCTACAGGACCGTTTAATACATTGGTAAGCATAATTGCACCATGTTCTGTAAATGCATACGGCAAATTAGGTGGAAACTTTACTTTTTTAACCTTTTAACATCTAATAAGTCCTGTTCTCTGCCTGCTGCCATTTTGTTTTTTATAAGCTGCTCTTTTCCAATAAAATATACTGGAATATCAGAACTGCCGAATACACCCGCAACTTTATTTTCCCAGATTTCCTTCCAGGCTACCCCTGTAACAGAGGTTAATATATCGATTCTGTTCGGCTCATACCCAAGCTGAAATACCCACCCTTCCTTATAAAGATCATCCGCCTTTAATCCCAGAGAACCAAATCCAAACTCATCCAGCGCAGAAATAACCTTTTCTACATTTTCTGTTGTGGTTTCAATAAGAATATCCAAATCTCCCGTGCCACGGGGTCTTGAATGTATTGCTACGGCATGCGCACCTACTATCACGTAATTAACTTTGTGATAGTTTAACAATCGTAAGAATTCTCTGAAGTCCTTGCTCATTAAGGTTAATTCCCCTCATTTCACTATATTGTTTTCTTAATTCTTCAACAGCATCGATTTTTTCTTTTATAGACCTGGATTTCCAAAACCTCAAATCGTCTTCTTCCTGTTTTTCAGAATCGGTTAACCTGTATTTTTTTATCACTTTTTCCATACAAATTCCTTCTATGAATAATTGCAACTCATGTTATCTTACCGCATCCACCATCCCGAATCCCTGTCCAGTTCTGAGTCCAATACCCACCTGATACAGGGTCTGGAGGTCTCTCGGGTCTCCTTTCAATATAAAGCAGCCCTGAAAGGTGGTAAGGGTCATATATGGCTTCCCGGTTTTTTCCCTGAACCCCCGCAAGGTATGTTTTACTACCTGCTTTTTAAGATTCATGGGTATAAACTCGATTTCTCTGTATAATCCGTGTCCTTTTTTACCGTTTTCTGCCCTTATATCCTCTAAAATTCTGTTGTGTGTCTCGTTGAAGTGGTTATTAAAATACTGAAGGTTCAAGGGAGAAGGCTGAGGGATCGACGCCGAAGAATCATGGAATGGCAGTAATGGTTTGCCGTCTTTGTCTTCTATTAATACCGGGGAATTGGTTCTGAATGTGACTTCATTCCCGTTTATCTTTTTCTCGCTGAGCATGAAGACCTTTTCCAACTTAAGCATGATATCGTTTCCAAAACCAAATTCTTTCATGTTCAATAAGCCGTTATAGAGGTTCACGATAAATTGATAATCGGGAGAGCTTACAAAAAAAGAGATGAAACTTTCTGAAGTGAAATAAAAGACCGTGTCTTCGATCTTAAATGTGTCGTCTATTATTATTTTTTCTTTTTTGGAGGTTTTGCCGGAGGGAATGACTACGCTGAATGCAAAGGGTTTTACTTGCTTGGATTTATCGGAGCCTTTGTCGGGATAGAGGAGTTGTCTATAACCCGCATCCGACCTGTCCAATGCCTCTTTTATCAGGGCCATAAAACGATGCCGGTAGAGGATGGGTAATTTACAGGCCTTAAAGGTTACTTTAATCCTAATGTTCTATCCTCCGTATGCCGGATATTTATGAGATGGTAATAATTCCAACCCGATAGTTTCACCAATTCTATATTTTTCCATTTTATTTTCAATAAAAATCTTTGCAGCTAATTCAGTTTTTATAAAAGTTGGGATAAATACAAAAAGTCCTCCGGCATTTTTTATCATTATGAATGTTTCCAACGATGACGGAAAAACTGGAATTATGGCACAGGAACTACTTGAAGATTACCCTGAATTAGAGCCTGAAGATATTCAAGCCGTTTTGCTTTATGCGGCAGAATTAGTAAGTGAGGAACGGGTATTTGAAGTTGGTACTGGTACTTAAAGGTGGAACAAGAAAACTTAAAATTCATAGCTTCGAACTACACACCGAATGACGTAAGTCTTTACCCTACATGCAGAAAGCCCTTCAACATTATTGCCGAAGGGCTTTCTTATTCAAACTGGCTCCCTTTGTTGGATGAATTTCGCAATTGGCTTTGTTCGGGAGGAGTAAAGATATTCTTTGAATTTGCTAATACTCTGGGATTGGGTCCCGGTTGAAATATAAAATTTATCTGCTCCACCTTGTGGCGGTTAAACTGGGAAAATATTATATTCTGTTTTTATCCTACAATTATGTTTGTTTAATACTTTTTCCCGAAATCCTGGCGGGAAAGAATTATTACAATGTTAATTTGTGATCCTTTCCATTCAAAGATGATCCGATAATCACCGATTCTTAAGCGGTAAAGGTCTTCATAACCTTTGAGTTTTTTGATATGTTTACCGTCAGGAATGGATTGTCTTCAAGTCGTTTGCACCCCTTTACTATGCGGTTAAAGTCATCGTCTGACAAGGTATCTGTATCCTTTTCTGCCTTATCAGAAAAGACGACTTTAAACTTCTCCACGTTTAGTCTTCCTCCTGGCTACGAGGTCATTTGGGGATATAACTCTGCCTTCCCTGGTGTCCCTTATTCCTTCCTCAATCTTTGCCTTTGTGGTGGGGTCTAACATGATGTAGAGGTCTTCGATTTCATCCTCTATTGTTTTGCGAAGCAGATCTTCAAACTCTTCAATCGTTCAATCGGCTACTTTCATACTGAAATCTCCTAATAGGTAAAAAAGCTGGATGGAGGACAAGCTTCTTTCCCCCATGTTCGCTTTTCATAGTCATCCCTTTGATAAAAAAAACAGGCTTTCAGGATTGTACGCATTTGTGTACAATCCTGAAAGCCTGATAAGATTGGCTCCCCCGGTAGGATTCGAACCTACAACCAACCGGTTAACAGCCGGCTACTCTACCATTGAGCTACAGGGGAATTTTTTTGTTCTATTCTCGACTCTGTTACAAGACGCTATGTTCCGCATGGTACTAAGATCACTTCCTCGCTTCGCTCCTTGCAATGATTGCTGAGAAATGTCATTCCAAGCAGTAAGCAAACCAATCTCTTCCGTATACGCAATATTTAATACATTATAGCGTATTTTATTTCTCTTGTAAATAGTCTATTAATCTTGATAATTCTTTTCTCATATCCTTACGGTGAACGATGCGGTCCAGAAAACCGTGATCTAAAAGGAATTCTGCGGTTTGAAATTTCTTGGGAAGCGAGCGTTTTATGGTTTCCTGGATAACCCGTGGGCCTGCAAAACCGATGAGCGCATTTGGCTCTGCCAGGGTAATATCAGCCAAAGATGCAAAGCTGGCCATAACCCCGCCCAAGGATGGATCGGTCAAGACTGCGATGTATAAACCTCCTGCTTCCCTGAACCTGGCTATCGCGGCACTCGTTTTTGCCATCTGCATCAGGGAAAATACCCCTTCCTGCATCCGCGCACCGCCGCCTGACCCCGAGATAATTATTAACGGTAATTTCAATAGGGCGGCCTGTTCTGCAAGGCGTGCGATTTTTTCACCGACTACGGAACCCATGCTTCCCATAATAAAATTGTGGTCTGTAATTCCGATCATTACCTCTTTACCCTTAATACACCCTTTGCCAACAATTGCAGCCTCTTTTAACCCTGTTTTTTTCTGCTCCTGGGCTACCCGTTCCAGATAGGTAATCCGGTCATGAAAGTTTAACGGATTGTCCGGCTGCATGTTGTCCCACATCTCCTCAAAGCTACCTTCATCCAGGAGGAATTTTAGTCTGTCTTTTCCGGAAATCCGGAAATGGTGATTGCATTCCGGACAGACTGACATCCTTTCTTCAACGGCTTTTTTATAAACCAGGCAATTGCAGCTTTCGCACCTGGTCCACAAGCCATCGGGCATATTCTTCTTTTTTCTGAAAAAAACCATAAAATCATGCCTCACATCTAAGAGCTATAATCATACCATCCCTTTGGGATTATGTATTTATGATTGCATCTACATTTGAACTTTGCTGAGCCATTCCCCTTTTACAGCTTGCTCTGCCAACTGCCTCAGGGTCTCAATCGCCTGAGACGGATCTTTTGATTTAAAGATTGATGATGCCGCAACAATGATATTTGCACCATGCCTGACTACCTGAACGACCGTTTCTGTAGTGATGCCACCATCTACTTCTATATTCATTTCGGGCGCCCTGGCACGTAAATTTGCAATCTTGGGCAAGACCCCGGGGATAAATTTTTGTCCGGCAAATCCAGGATTTACGGACATGACAAGCACCATGTCAATCTTATCCAGCAGGTTTTCTACAGATTCAAGGGGCGTATCCGGATTTAATGAAACGCCTGCCCTTAATCCTGCCTCTTTGATTGAGGAAATAACCTTTTCCGGTTCTTTTGCAGCCTCGGCATGGAAGGTTATGATGCCCTTGTTTCCGGCAGCTTTTGCAAATGCATGTATGTACCGTTCCGGATGTTCTATCATCAAATGGATATCGAGAGGTACGTTGGTAACCTGCCTGATACCCTCCACGATAAATGGTCCCATGGTGATATTGGGTACGAAATGGCCATCCATAACATCGATATGGATTAAATCAATGTTTGCCTTCTCTATTTTTCTGATTTCTTCCTCTAAACGCATCGGATTGGCAGCCAGGATGGACGCTGAGATTTCTATTTTGGGTTGCATGATTTTTACTCTGGTTTATCTAACAACGCTGCAATTCCGGGAAGTTCACTGCCCTCTAATAGTTTTAAAAACGCCCCGCCACCGGTTGACATAAATGATACTTCGTATGTTTTGCCGGATTTATGGAATGCCATATCGGTGTCGCCACCTCCAACGATGGTTAAGGCATGTGAGTTTGTTACGGCATCCACCATAGCATATGTCCCACGGCTAAAGGCATCCAGCTCAAAAGCACCCATAGGGCCGTTCCATAAAATTGTCCTTGCATCCTGAAGCGCTTCAGAAAATAATTTGGTAGTAGCCGGGCCGATATCCAGCGCGATCCACTTATCGGGAATTTCCTGGTAAGGGACTACTTTTGTTTCTGCGCGCCCGTCAAACACTTCGGCAACAACAAAATCTACGGGAAGGTATAACTTTATACCGTTTTGCCTCGATGTTTCCATTAATTTTTTTACCACATCAATTACACTATCCTCAACCAGAGATTTTCCGGTAGTGAATCCCTGTGCCTTGAGAAAGGTAAATGCCATAGCGCCCCCAATAAGTATCTTGTCCATTTTTTTGGAAAGGTTATCAATAATCTTTATCTTGTCAGAAACCTTTGCACCACCAAGAATTGCAACAACAGGCCTCATCGGATTGTTTACTGATTTTTCAAAATAATCTATTTCCTTTTTCAGCAAAAAGCCTGCGGCTGAAGGGACAAGTTTGTTAATACCGACCATTGAAGCATGCTTTCTGTGGCAATTTCCGAAAGCATCCTGGATAAATACATCGCATAAACTGGCGAGCTCTTTTGCAAAGTTGGGGTCGTTTTGTTGTTCACCGGGATGGAATCTTAAATTCTCCAGTAAAAGCACATCGCCGTAGTTCATCTCCTCAATGAGCTTTTTTACCTCAGTACCGATGCAGGCATTTGCGGTAATTACCCTTACCTTTTCGTTAAGAAACCGTTGTAACCGCCGTGCAACCGGTTTCATACTATATTTAGGGTTTGCTTTACCCTCCGGCCTTCCCAGATGTGAGGCAATGATTACCTTTGCTTTTTCATCCAGCAAATAATCAATCGTCGGCATGGTTGCCCTGATTCTTGTATCATCAGTAATTCCCCCATCTTCATTTAAGGGTACATTATAATCCGTTCGGACTAAAACCCTCTTTTTTCGTACATCGATATCACGGATAAATAATTTGTTCATAAGATTCGGTTGGTTGAAAAGATGTGTGATTTATGTATGAGCAATTAATTCAATAAGATCTACCATGCGGTTTGAAAATCCCCATTCATTATCATACCAGGATATTACCTTTACCATACGTTTATCAATTACATACGTTAATGCTGAATCAAATATGCTTGAATGGGTGTTTCCGATGACATCCGAGGAGACAATGGGGTCTTCGCAATATTCCAGAATGCCTTTCAATTCGCCCTCTGCGGCCTTTTTCATGGCTTCATTAACCGTTTCTTTTGTAACATCCTTCGATACTGTTACAACAAGGTCTGTTACAGAACCGTTGGGGACAGGTACACGCATGGCCAGGCCGTCCAGCTTGCCTTTTAATGACGGGATTACTTCGCCAATAGCCCTGGCTGCCCCGGTTGTTGTTGGG is part of the Candidatus Jettenia sp. AMX2 genome and harbors:
- the accD gene encoding acetyl-CoA carboxylase, carboxyltransferase subunit beta gives rise to the protein MVFFRKKKNMPDGLWTRCESCNCLVYKKAVEERMSVCPECNHHFRISGKDRLKFLLDEGSFEEMWDNMQPDNPLNFHDRITYLERVAQEQKKTGLKEAAIVGKGCIKGKEVMIGITDHNFIMGSMGSVVGEKIARLAEQAALLKLPLIIISGSGGGARMQEGVFSLMQMAKTSAAIARFREAGGLYIAVLTDPSLGGVMASFASLADITLAEPNALIGFAGPRVIQETIKRSLPKKFQTAEFLLDHGFLDRIVHRKDMRKELSRLIDYLQEK
- the rpe gene encoding ribulose-phosphate 3-epimerase, with protein sequence MQPKIEISASILAANPMRLEEEIRKIEKANIDLIHIDVMDGHFVPNITMGPFIVEGIRQVTNVPLDIHLMIEHPERYIHAFAKAAGNKGIITFHAEAAKEPEKVISSIKEAGLRAGVSLNPDTPLESVENLLDKIDMVLVMSVNPGFAGQKFIPGVLPKIANLRARAPEMNIEVDGGITTETVVQVVRHGANIIVAASSIFKSKDPSQAIETLRQLAEQAVKGEWLSKVQM
- the pgk gene encoding phosphoglycerate kinase codes for the protein MNKLFIRDIDVRKKRVLVRTDYNVPLNEDGGITDDTRIRATMPTIDYLLDEKAKVIIASHLGRPEGKANPKYSMKPVARRLQRFLNEKVRVITANACIGTEVKKLIEEMNYGDVLLLENLRFHPGEQQNDPNFAKELASLCDVFIQDAFGNCHRKHASMVGINKLVPSAAGFLLKKEIDYFEKSVNNPMRPVVAILGGAKVSDKIKIIDNLSKKMDKILIGGAMAFTFLKAQGFTTGKSLVEDSVIDVVKKLMETSRQNGIKLYLPVDFVVAEVFDGRAETKVVPYQEIPDKWIALDIGPATTKLFSEALQDARTILWNGPMGAFELDAFSRGTYAMVDAVTNSHALTIVGGGDTDMAFHKSGKTYEVSFMSTGGGAFLKLLEGSELPGIAALLDKPE